In the genome of Helicovermis profundi, the window ACTTTTCAGATGTTTTAATGAGTATTTTTCATTTGCTAGATGAACTTGAAAGTAGAGATTATAAAAAATTATCAAAAGAAGATAATGACCATATGAAAGTGGATGCAAAAAGGGTATATGAATTTTTATCAATTGAGTGGGTAGTCTATATGGAACAACTACAAATGGCTTATCCATATTTGTTTTTTACCGCATTAAAAAATAATCCATATGACAGTAGGGAAGGTAGTGAAATTGAAAAAGAAATTATGCTTAAAATTAACAATAAAATTGAATATTAATAGATGAATTTCTATAAGTTATCAAACAAAAAGAGGAATACCGACTTTAATCGATATTCCTCTTTTATTACAAAATATCAGAAAAATGCGCATATAAATGTTCATTTTCTTTACACATTTCAACAAATTCATGTGGTCCAGCAAAACAGATAGGACAAACTTCAGGTTTTTCTCTAAGTTCAATATGTCCACAAACAAGACAAATATATTTTTTCATTTACGATTCTCCTTTGCTATAGGTATACTAAAATATAATATTGATTTAATTATATACTATTTACTTTGCTATTAATAATGTTAATACTAACTTATTACAAATATATAGCAAATATGACTATTGATTGCTAAGTGTGTTAGGAATATTTATAATAAATTTAGAGGTGGTGCGACAGTTCGGTGTCGTGTGTATAGTTGGTGGAAATCCAACCTAGTAAGATTTAGCAAATCGCTAGTATCTAGTCTTGGAGCCGAAGTCGCGAGATAAGGTTTAAGCGTAGACAAGAAACTATTCGAGCCGTAATGCGAAAGCGTGAAGTGATTGAGCCTCGTTAGATTATAGAAAGTGGAAGCTGATATTGTCACCTCGATAGTAAGCAAAATAAGTTGTTCGTAAAATGCGAGAATAACTTAAGTCCACCGGGGTCCTAGAGCATGGCGAGTCTAAGAGTGTTACACACTGCATACCTGTGAGATCTTATATGTTCTCTAATGTTTTTTTTTTCAAAGGAGTATCTAGTACACAAGGATCATTTAATCTAAGGTATTGGAAAAGATATATAAGAAGTCGGATTAGTTCATAGTACTAATGAAACCCGTAACGAAGGTGGAGGGAAGGGACTAACATATAAATCGTTTTGTTAGATGAAACATCAATTACACTAGAGGTAAAGAAAAGATGGAAAATGAGTTTAGTGGAATAGCAAAATTAACAAGAAAGCATAAAAAGGTTCAAACTTTAATGCACTACGTTAATGAAAAGACTATTAAGGAAGAACATAATAGGCAAATCAAAGGGAAGACAGCAGGTATTGATGGCATAACAAAAGAAAGTTATGATGCAAATTTAGATGATAATGTGAGTAATCTAATTAGTAGAATGAAAAGATTTAGTTATAAGCCAAAAGCAGTTAGAAGAACCTATATTCCAAAAGATGCAAGTGATAAAATGCGTCCATTGGGTATACCTTCGTATGAGGATAAACTTGTCCAAGGTTCAATGAGAAATATATTAGATGAAATATATGAAAATAAGTTTTACAATTTCTCATATGGTTTCAGAAAAGGCCGAAATGCTCATCAAGCAATAAAGAAAGTTAATGAAATAATAATGAGAAAGAAAATTAATTTCATTGTAGATGCGGATATTAAGGGCTTCTTTGATAATGTAGACCATAAGTGGTTAATAAAGTTTCTCGAACATGATATTGAAGATAAAAATTTTATTAGATATATCAAAAGATTCCTAAAAGCAGGAATAATTGAGGAAATGAATTACTATGAAAGTGATAAAGGTACACCTCAAGGAGGAATAATATCGCCAGTACTTGCAAATGTTTACTTGCATTATGTACTTGATATTTGGTTTGAAAAAGTTGTAAAATCAAAACTTAAAGGTGACGCTTATATCGTAAGATATGCAGACGACTTTGTGTGTTTCTTTCAGTATGAAAATGAAGCAAATAAATTCTATCAATCGTTAATAAAGCGATTAAATAAATTTGGATTGGAATTATCAGAAGATAAAAGTAAGATAATAAAATTTGGTAGATTCGCTAGAGATAATAGTTTGGATGGTAAAACTGAAAGCTTCGATTTTCTTGGTTTCACACATATTAATGGTAAAACGCTTACCGGTAGATATAGAGTGATGCATAAAACAAGTATGAAGAAATTAAAAGTTAAGAAGGCAAATGTTAAAAATTGGTTGAAAGTAAATATGCATATAGGAATACCTGAACTTATTAAGAAAATAAATAAGAAATTAATTGGTCACTATGCATATTATGGTATATCTGGAAACTATAGAAGCCTTGTTAACTTTCGAAGGTTCATACTAGAAGCGTTTTATAAAGTTTTAACAAGACGTAGTCAAAGAAGTTATTTGAATGTTAAACGTTATAGATTATTATTGGAGCATTTTCCAATAAAAGAACCTAAGATTTATGTGGATATATGGTAATTTTGTAAGAATTATATGAAGAGCCTAATGCCTTAATAGGGCACGTTGGGTTCTGTGAGGGGCAAATAGACTACCCTTGCTAAATAAGGAGGTGGAGTCGAGAGTTGTCTACTCGACGAAAATGGCAAAGGTAATCAATAAAAGTAAAGATTTAATTAAAGAATATAATAAAGCTAGATTTATGTCATTTTTATTTTTAGCTATAATAATATTGAGTTTAATATTGGCATTAAAAATTTGGGAAATTTCATTAATTGTAGTTATTGTGTTTAGAATAAAGTATAAGAAAAATAAAATAAAAGTAAAAATTTTAAAGTCAGGTGTTAATGGAGAGAAAAATTTAGTTTTAAAATTAAAAGAATTATCTAATGATTACACGATTATTAGTGGTCTTAAATTAGTCAATTCAAAGGGTAGAATTACTGAAATAGATGCGGTCGTTATTGGAAATGGAAATTTATTTATTATTGAAGCAAAAAATCATAGAGGTTATATTTATGGTGATGCTAAGGAAAATGAATTAATTCATGAAAAAGCTATTACGGATGGTAATTTGAAAAAGAAAAATATTAAAAATCCTATTAAACAAAGTGAAAGGCAATTAGATATCCTTAAGAGTATTTTAAGTGAAAGGAGTTTAACTCCATATATTAATCAAATAATTGTTTTTACAAATAAAGATTTAAGATTTAATATTAAAAATTCTAATATACCAATATTAAAAAATGAGCAGTTAATTGAATATATTAGTAAATATAATAAAACAAAAAAGAGTTTAACGAACAAAGATGAAAAAGGCATAATCAATGTGCTTTTGAATTTAGATTATTGCTAATGGATTATTAGGTTATATTGTTTTACATAAATATATATTTTTCTATAAAAAAGCATATTACTAGTAAAAATACTAATAATATGCTTTTTATTTGTTTATCACGTAATTAAATTTATATCAAGTTATAAGGTTAAATTGTAAATTTAGAAATATCATCTACAAGGTTTTGTATTTCAAGTTTTGTTTCATCAATTAATGAATTAATATGTGTAGTTATTTCTAATGAATCTTGAGACCCAGAATTTACTTCAGTTGAAGTTGCTGATAATTCTTCTATAGAAGAAGAAATAAATTCTATTTTTTTAATTATTTCTGAAATGCTCTCATTTAAAGAATTACTTAAATTGTTAACATTATCAATGTGCTTGTTTAATTTAAGTAAAGATTCTGAGGTGTTATTGAAAATGTTTTCAGTTGAATTAACAGAGTTATTTTGTTCTTCATTTGTAAGTTTAATAGAATTAGTCATTTCAACTGCATCATTTGAAACAGAAATAATATTATTTATTAAATTGTTAATTTTTTCTGTAGAGTCTTGAGTTTGTTCAGCTAAGACTTTAATTTCATTAGCAACAACAGCAAAACCTTTACCAGCATCTCCAGCTCTAGCAGCTTCAATGCTAGCATTTAATGCAAGTAAATTTGTTTGTTCAGATATGCCAGATATAATACTTGTTATTTCATTTGCACTATTTGCATAATTATCGATTTTTGATATTGTTGATATAATATTATTTGTATTTTCAATACTTTCAGAATTTTTTTCTTTTAATTCTGTAACTACGATAAGTCCTTTTTCACTAAGTAATTTAGATTCTTTAGAAATTAAGTGAATACTATCGATTAAGGAAGTAGTTTTTGAAGAAATATTTCCAATTTCCTCCATTTCATACATGGTGTTTTCTATATACTTACTTTGATCACCAATTACTGAATTTAATTGATCTACATTTGCAGTTATCTCTCTGTTGATTTCTGAAGATTTTGTAGAAGAATCCTCTAAATCATCGTATTTACTTACCATAGATTTTGATGTGTTTTTAATGTCCTTAACAATAATTTGAGTATTTTCAATAAAAATATTAATTTGATTAGATAAATTTCCAATTTCATCTTTTGGAAGTGGATTAATTCTCATAGTCAAATCTCCATTTCCGTTATTTATTTCATTTAGCAAATTGCTAGTATTATTAATAGATTTCAGAATTGATTTGAAAACTAAAAAAAGAGCCAAAATAGTAAAAATTATAGTAATTAGTGTGAAAATGATTGCTTTAGTTTTCATGCCTTTAATAAATTCAGAAATATACATACTGTTTTCAGAAACTTCTTTATTTACATCATCTTCTAAAACTTTTAAAGAATCATTTAAAGTTTCAACATATGGATCAAATTTGCCCATGTATTTATTTCCTTCTTCAGTTCCTTTATTAATATATGTGTTAGCCATTTGTATACCTAGTGTATAAAACTCATCTAATTTACTATTAAAATCTTTGATTAATGATAGTTTGTTTTTATAGTTATCATTATTTTCAAGTTTTTTTATTAAAGATTTTGCATCATCGTAATAATTTTTAGCTTCATCTAGACCATCGTCATAACCGGGTTTTCCTCTAGTTGCTGAAATATCAGAAAGCCATTGTTGAATTTGAATAACATCTTTCCTTAAATTATTGATATCTTCTAAATCAGATAAAGTGTATTTTGAAAATTTAGTGTAGTTGTTTTCAATAATACTAAGCATATTGATTGAAGTTACTACTAATATTAAAATTAGTAAAATAACTACAAATGTTATAAAAATAGATTTTGATTTAATAGATTTTAGGTTCATATATTTTCCCCCTAGAAATAAAATAATAATATTATTTTTCTACCCATTCTAGAAATTGAATAAACATTATAAACTTATAATGTTTATTTTTTTGTAATTGTTCAAGTATATGTCTTTATAATTTTACATTTAGTTATCATATTTAATATATTTAAAGAAATAAATCTGATATTGATATCGCGGTATAAATTAAAAGCGCTGCAAGAAATATATTAAATGGCTTGTAGTATTTATTTAAGAACTTATTGAAAAATGAACCTAGTAATCCCCATGAGATTAGAGAAAGAAATGCAATAAAAGTTAAAAGGATTGTAAATAAAACTAGTTGATAATTTTCATTGTAAAAAGGCACTATGAATGTTGAAGTCACAGTTACGGCGTACATAATAAATTTAGCATTTATAAATTGAAGTACGATACCTGATTTGTAACTTAATTCAGTCGAAGAATTTTCACTTGAAGATGGCTTTGATTTTATAATTTTATAAGCTAAGTAAAGCATGTAGATTGAAGCAATAATACTCATATATTTTTTTACTTTTGGTATGTAATCAAAAAGTAGTAGATTAAAATAGCTACTGAACAAAATTATAGCAAAAAATCCTGTTATAACTCCAAATATAAATCTTAATGTTTTTTTCAATCCATATTTACTTGAATGAGCCATAGTCATTATATTATTTGGACCAGGTGTAAAAGTAACAATAAATACGTAGGTTATAAAAGCATATAAATTTAACATAATTATTCCTTTTTAATAAGATAGTTTATAAATCGCATTTTATCCGATGCCTTAGAGTTCTAATACCCCCTCTACTTAAAAAAGTGGGGGATAAAGAACTCTAAAAAGGCCCTGGATTATGTTTTCTAAGATTCAGTGGGAGTAAAAACTCCCTCTGAATCCAAGAAATTCATTTATATTTGTTCTTGTTATATGTTATTATATAAAAAAATCTATAAAAAAATCTATAAAAAAACATAGGTTAATGTTTTAATTATAGATTTTTTCAATTTGAAAATTATTGATTTTATTTACTTAATACTTAGAAGTTATGAAATCTATTTATTTAAGCAACATTTTTTATATTTTTTTCCACTTCCACATGGACATGGATCATTTCTACCA includes:
- a CDS encoding rubredoxin-like domain-containing protein, with the translated sequence MKKYICLVCGHIELREKPEVCPICFAGPHEFVEMCKENEHLYAHFSDIL
- the ltrA gene encoding group II intron reverse transcriptase/maturase; amino-acid sequence: MENEFSGIAKLTRKHKKVQTLMHYVNEKTIKEEHNRQIKGKTAGIDGITKESYDANLDDNVSNLISRMKRFSYKPKAVRRTYIPKDASDKMRPLGIPSYEDKLVQGSMRNILDEIYENKFYNFSYGFRKGRNAHQAIKKVNEIIMRKKINFIVDADIKGFFDNVDHKWLIKFLEHDIEDKNFIRYIKRFLKAGIIEEMNYYESDKGTPQGGIISPVLANVYLHYVLDIWFEKVVKSKLKGDAYIVRYADDFVCFFQYENEANKFYQSLIKRLNKFGLELSEDKSKIIKFGRFARDNSLDGKTESFDFLGFTHINGKTLTGRYRVMHKTSMKKLKVKKANVKNWLKVNMHIGIPELIKKINKKLIGHYAYYGISGNYRSLVNFRRFILEAFYKVLTRRSQRSYLNVKRYRLLLEHFPIKEPKIYVDIW
- a CDS encoding nuclease-related domain-containing protein, yielding MAKVINKSKDLIKEYNKARFMSFLFLAIIILSLILALKIWEISLIVVIVFRIKYKKNKIKVKILKSGVNGEKNLVLKLKELSNDYTIISGLKLVNSKGRITEIDAVVIGNGNLFIIEAKNHRGYIYGDAKENELIHEKAITDGNLKKKNIKNPIKQSERQLDILKSILSERSLTPYINQIIVFTNKDLRFNIKNSNIPILKNEQLIEYISKYNKTKKSLTNKDEKGIINVLLNLDYC
- a CDS encoding methyl-accepting chemotaxis protein translates to MNLKSIKSKSIFITFVVILLILILVVTSINMLSIIENNYTKFSKYTLSDLEDINNLRKDVIQIQQWLSDISATRGKPGYDDGLDEAKNYYDDAKSLIKKLENNDNYKNKLSLIKDFNSKLDEFYTLGIQMANTYINKGTEEGNKYMGKFDPYVETLNDSLKVLEDDVNKEVSENSMYISEFIKGMKTKAIIFTLITIIFTILALFLVFKSILKSINNTSNLLNEINNGNGDLTMRINPLPKDEIGNLSNQINIFIENTQIIVKDIKNTSKSMVSKYDDLEDSSTKSSEINREITANVDQLNSVIGDQSKYIENTMYEMEEIGNISSKTTSLIDSIHLISKESKLLSEKGLIVVTELKEKNSESIENTNNIISTISKIDNYANSANEITSIISGISEQTNLLALNASIEAARAGDAGKGFAVVANEIKVLAEQTQDSTEKINNLINNIISVSNDAVEMTNSIKLTNEEQNNSVNSTENIFNNTSESLLKLNKHIDNVNNLSNSLNESISEIIKKIEFISSSIEELSATSTEVNSGSQDSLEITTHINSLIDETKLEIQNLVDDISKFTI
- a CDS encoding LysE family transporter, with product MLNLYAFITYVFIVTFTPGPNNIMTMAHSSKYGLKKTLRFIFGVITGFFAIILFSSYFNLLLFDYIPKVKKYMSIIASIYMLYLAYKIIKSKPSSSENSSTELSYKSGIVLQFINAKFIMYAVTVTSTFIVPFYNENYQLVLFTILLTFIAFLSLISWGLLGSFFNKFLNKYYKPFNIFLAALLIYTAISISDLFL